A region from the Rhodamnia argentea isolate NSW1041297 chromosome 7, ASM2092103v1, whole genome shotgun sequence genome encodes:
- the LOC125315924 gene encoding uncharacterized protein LOC125315924 — protein sequence MDVTNRYREVCPEFVKTAIKGSQTIQRYEFIKKMILTINKSLDEMPLGSESRGNLTALSEDMRLLAKCTGLKKKDGHKGGKRHKNCLEKNKTKRKKQGDVPQASSQASFVPQVLANYNKPPSFYISLFSRLEASQDLNMPSMIAPFGDDPDVVKDIPIHLCELEKIILPSNVNDRSF from the exons ATGGATGTTACTAATAGATATAGAGAGGTGTGTCCCGAGTTTGTTAAGACAGCAATCAAGGGGTCACAAACTATTCAGAGatatgaatttatcaagaaaATGATCTTGACCATAAACAAATCTCTCGATGAAATGCCACTTGGAAGTGAGTCTCGGGGAAATTTGACAGCTTTAAGTGAAGATATGAGACTCCTTGCAAAATGTACGGgcctcaagaagaaagatggacacAAAGGAGGAAAGCGACATAAAAACTGTCTAGagaagaataaaacaaaaagaaagaagcaaggagATGTGCCTCAAGCTTCTTCGCAAGCTTCTTTTGTACCTCAAGTTCTTGCAAATTACAATAAGCCTCCGAGTTTTTACATTAGTTTATTCAGTAGGTTAGAGGCATCACAAGACTTGAATATGCCTTCCATGATAGCACCGTTTGGTGACGA TCCAGATGTTGTAAAAGATATTCCGATACACTTATGTGAATTGGAAAAGATC ATCTTACCTAGCAATGTCAATGACCGGTCGTTCTAA
- the LOC115741890 gene encoding uncharacterized protein LOC115741890, protein MLNHDLLCLSFSKTLLNPLLPIPPLRLPCSSPISKKTLFLKPNPRFLTPLSLSSPHLPRRSDSPRRRDARALAGRSKKKGGGPSPGRIEGGSEVRREAKRNARRKSRKLAESLFYRLKLPSKNHADNFSEEELQMIGLGYDRMVRFMEKDDPNLRHPHDWYKYGEFGPYSWRGVVVGDPIRGRFSDERVTIIGEVRDHEEWEKIEQFEMAADFGKRLKEMDKSVGFRHFWVFVRHPKWTLRESPWQQWTLVAEVVLEAGKQRLDKWNLMGRLGNKARNLITQCAAWMRPDIIYVKRPVYQCRFEPQDDFFRLLTPFLDPRTEKDFLFKVKKGDGMVELCTYFNGLCKILKANPKAFVDDVVKAYEKSSDEKKNECLEFLLTNHPAQLLHPYTKEWKAKLEEMELGCDAPDDEDDWSGSKSDNEIVDWIEDDGSADDDDEEEGEEEGDLDDTVMELEDGGADESGIEEDNSDEEEDKKYWQEEFNKAVNNSERMEKLAKRSVEVTSEFYKKQLKEMEFQGKRNIVEDGDETAIRGARAKVSPEEWKIAGIGPWRKRIKKSKIPPELFLRAAVRPFTYRNLVKEVVLTRHAILDGDIGTEKPE, encoded by the coding sequence atgctgaaccatGACCTGCTGTGTCTCTCCTTCTCTAAAACCCTACTAAACCCCCTGTTGCCGATACCTCCCCTTCGCCTCCCATGCTCCAGCCCCATCTCCAAGAAGACCCTCTTTCTCAAACCGAACCCCCGCTTCCTgacacccctctctctctcctcgcccCATCTTCCTCGCCGGAGCGACTCCCCGCGCCGCCGCGATGCCCGAGCACTCGCCGGCAGGAGCAAGAAGAAGGGCGGAGGCCCCTCGCCGGGCCGCATCGAGGGCGGCTCCGAGGTGCGGCGAGAGGCGAAGCGGAACGCCCGGAGGAAGAGCCGGAAGCTCGCCGAGTCCCTCTTCTACCGCCTCAAGCTCCCTAGCAAGAACCACGCCGACAACTTCTCCGAGGAAGAGCTCCAGATGATTGGCCTGGGATATGACAGGATGGTCAGGTTCATGGAGAAGGACGACCCCAATTTGCGGCACCCTCACGATTGGTACAAGTATGGCGAATTCGGGCCGTATTCTTGGAGAGGGGTCGTGGTGGGCGACCCGATTCGGGGCAGGTTCTCGGACGAGCGCGTGACCATTATTGGCGAGGTCCGAGATCATGAGGAGTGGGAGAAGATTGAGCAGTTTGAGATGGCGGCGGATTTCGGCAAGAGGTTGAAGGAAATGGATAAGAGCGTGGGGTTTAGGCACTTTTGGGTGTTCGTGAGACACCCAAAGTGGACGCTTAGGGAATCGCCATGGCAGCAGTGGACTTTGGTGGCCGAGGTAGTGTTGGAAGCCGGGAAACAGAGATTGGATAAGTGGAATTTGATGGGTAGGCTCGGGAATAAGGCTCGGAACTTGATTACGCAATGTGCTGCATGGATGAGGCCCGATATAATCTATGTCAAGAGACCAGTGTATCAATGTAGGTTTGAGCCTCAGGACGATTTCTTCCGGTTGCTGACGCCTTTTCTCGATCCCAGGACAGAGAAGGACTTTCTTTTCAAGGTGAAAAAAGGTGATGGGATGGTCGAATTGTGTACTTATTTCAATGGCTTGTGCAAGATTCTCAAGGCAAATCCCAAGGCCTTTGTAGATGATGTGGTTAAGGCTTATGAGAAGTCGAGTGACGAGAAGAAAAATGAGTGTTTGGAGTTTTTGCTGACAAATCATCCCGCTCAGCTGTTGCATCCATATACAAAGGAGTGGAAAGCTAAGTTGGAGGAGATGGAATTGGGTTGTGATGCTCCGGACGATGAAGATGATTGGAGTGGTAGTAAAAGCGATAATGAGATTGTGGATTGGATAGAGGATGATGGGagtgctgatgatgatgatgaggaggagggggaggaggaaggTGATCTGGATGATACAGTAATGGAGTTGGAAGATGGCGGAGCTGATGAATCGGGTATAGAAGAAGACAACTCCGACGAAGAAGAGGATAAGAAATATTGGCAAGAGGAATTTAATAAGGCAGTGAATAACTCCGAACGAATGGAAAAGTTAGCAAAGCGGAGTGTTGAAGTAACGTCGGAGTTCTATAAGAAGCAATTGAAGGAAATGGAATTCCAGGGGAAGAGGAATATCGTGGAAGACGGAGATGAAACGGCTATCAGGGGTGCAAGAGCAAAAGTCAGTCCAGAAGAATGGAAGATCGCTGGAATCGGCCCTTGGAGGAAGAGAATTAAGAAGAGCAAGATTCCTCCAGAACTATTTCTGCGAGCAGCAGTTAGGCCATTTACTTACAGGAATCTCGTGAAAGAGGTTGTTCTGACTAGGCATGCCATTTTGGATGGTGATATTGGAACAGAAAAGCCTGAATAG